Proteins encoded within one genomic window of Variovorax sp. OAS795:
- a CDS encoding phosphatase PAP2 family protein: MQALDAALFELINASASAPAWSIHFARFASEVLPGLLAAAILLGALVDRRLRYACFTALVSVLAVWLFVNVFRSVMPFHRPAFYGLGIQWAPQGARPGFPSLHAACTYAAAFSLWCLPWRAPMRAALVLAAVVGWSRIFLGLHFPFDVVVGAMLGALVSIAVERRVSRPLNLALRAYMRPRLRARRARA, encoded by the coding sequence ATGCAGGCCCTTGATGCCGCGCTGTTCGAACTGATCAACGCCAGCGCCTCGGCGCCGGCGTGGAGCATTCATTTCGCGCGCTTTGCCTCCGAAGTGCTGCCGGGCCTGCTGGCTGCGGCCATTCTCCTTGGCGCACTCGTCGACCGCCGCCTGCGCTATGCGTGTTTCACCGCGCTGGTGAGCGTGCTTGCCGTCTGGCTCTTCGTGAACGTGTTTCGCTCGGTCATGCCGTTCCATCGGCCCGCGTTCTACGGGTTGGGGATCCAGTGGGCCCCGCAGGGCGCACGGCCGGGCTTTCCCAGCCTGCATGCCGCCTGCACCTACGCGGCGGCGTTCTCGCTCTGGTGCCTGCCCTGGCGCGCGCCCATGCGCGCGGCGCTGGTGCTGGCCGCGGTGGTCGGATGGAGCCGCATCTTCCTGGGGCTGCACTTCCCGTTCGACGTGGTGGTCGGCGCCATGCTCGGCGCCCTGGTGTCGATCGCCGTGGAGCGCCGCGTCAGCCGGCCGCTGAACCTGGCGCTCAGGGCCTACATGCGGCCCAGGCTGCGGGCCAGGAGGGCACGAGCCTGA
- a CDS encoding response regulator transcription factor: protein MRILLVEDDSALADAVCSYLLAKAFVVDVASSLAEARGALHSVQYAAVLLDLHLGDGDGLSLLPQVRALREPPIVIVLTARDQVTDRIRGLDAGADDYLIKPYDPAELLARLRAVERRRSAGTAPVLQLGTLEIDLAQDRVRKDGNPVVLTQKEWALLRVMATRPERIHTRENLADALYGFGDEADSNTLEVFISRLRRKLGKSHIQTLRGLGYRLSTSADDDE from the coding sequence GTGCGCATATTGCTCGTCGAAGATGACAGTGCGTTGGCAGACGCCGTCTGCAGCTACCTGCTGGCGAAGGCCTTCGTGGTCGATGTGGCGTCCAGCCTGGCCGAAGCCCGGGGTGCGCTGCATTCGGTCCAATATGCCGCCGTGCTGCTCGACCTGCACTTGGGCGACGGCGACGGCCTGTCGCTGCTGCCGCAGGTGCGCGCACTGCGAGAGCCTCCCATCGTCATCGTGCTGACCGCGCGCGACCAGGTGACCGACCGCATCCGCGGACTCGATGCCGGCGCCGACGACTACCTCATCAAGCCCTACGACCCGGCCGAACTGCTGGCACGGCTGCGCGCGGTCGAGCGGCGGCGAAGCGCCGGCACGGCGCCGGTGCTGCAGCTCGGCACGCTGGAGATCGACCTCGCGCAGGACCGCGTGCGCAAGGACGGCAACCCGGTCGTCCTCACCCAGAAGGAATGGGCGCTGCTGCGTGTCATGGCCACGCGGCCCGAACGGATCCACACCCGCGAGAACCTGGCCGACGCGCTCTACGGCTTCGGCGACGAAGCCGACAGCAACACGCTCGAGGTGTTCATCAGCCGGCTGCGGCGCAAGCTGGGCAAGAGCCATATCCAGACACTGCGCGGCCTCGGCTATCGCCTGTCCACTTCGGCCGACGACGACGAATGA
- a CDS encoding phosphatase PAP2 family protein codes for MLTLSALLLLLGWDATGGDLALARLAGTPVGFPWRENPFLVHVMHESAKNLSWLLVIALFAGIRWPLGILRRLPVRARAQLACTVLLSVIAVSVLKHASHTSCPWDLKEFGGVASHVSHWAWKVYDGGPGGCFPAGHASAAFAYVGGYFVLRRVAPRAALVWLGVALAAGLALGLSQQLRGAHYMSHTLWTAWICWVVGFAIDLAAAPRVSHLPPAQPAVQHAGP; via the coding sequence GTGCTGACTCTTTCGGCCTTGCTGCTCCTGCTGGGATGGGACGCCACCGGCGGCGACCTCGCCCTGGCGCGCCTCGCGGGCACGCCCGTGGGATTCCCCTGGCGCGAGAACCCTTTCCTGGTCCATGTGATGCATGAAAGCGCCAAGAACCTGAGCTGGCTGCTCGTCATCGCGCTGTTCGCGGGCATCCGCTGGCCACTGGGCATCCTGCGCCGGCTGCCGGTTCGCGCGCGGGCGCAGCTGGCCTGCACCGTGCTGCTGTCGGTCATCGCGGTCAGCGTGCTCAAGCATGCGAGCCACACGAGCTGCCCGTGGGACCTCAAGGAGTTCGGCGGCGTGGCCAGCCACGTGTCGCACTGGGCGTGGAAGGTGTATGACGGCGGCCCGGGCGGGTGCTTCCCGGCCGGCCATGCCTCCGCCGCCTTTGCCTACGTGGGCGGCTATTTCGTGCTGCGCCGGGTGGCGCCGCGCGCGGCGCTCGTGTGGCTCGGCGTGGCACTGGCCGCCGGCCTGGCGCTGGGGCTCTCGCAGCAGCTGCGGGGTGCGCACTACATGAGCCACACGCTGTGGACGGCGTGGATCTGCTGGGTGGTGGGCTTTGCCATCGACCTGGCCGCCGCACCCCGGGTTTCCCATTTGCCGCCGGCCCAGCCCGCCGTCCAGCATGCAGGCCCTTGA